In bacterium, a single genomic region encodes these proteins:
- a CDS encoding DUF4257 domain-containing protein encodes MDSVNFWVVISGGAFGGLLHALYQNNHRLLLPGLLRNDQVHIYLGFLADILLGIGASLAILYFIAPDTLFKQIPLSIISGFGGGSFLGTLASKMATESEKKKVDTLEEVVENYAKRYDEILRELEERGGDKS; translated from the coding sequence ATGGACTCTGTAAATTTTTGGGTTGTTATTAGTGGCGGGGCATTTGGTGGTTTGCTACATGCCCTGTATCAGAATAATCATAGATTATTATTACCCGGTCTGCTTCGTAATGACCAGGTTCATATTTATCTGGGCTTTCTGGCTGATATACTTTTAGGGATAGGAGCAAGCCTGGCTATCCTTTATTTTATTGCTCCCGATACCCTGTTTAAACAGATCCCATTATCTATCATCTCTGGCTTTGGTGGGGGTTCATTCTTAGGAACATTAGCCAGTAAGATGGCTACGGAGTCCGAAAAGAAGAAGGTTGATACATTAGAAGAGGTAGTGGAAAACTATGCCAAAAGATATGATGAAATCCTTCGAGAATTGGAGGAAAGAGGGGGTGATAAATCATGA